From Brassica oleracea var. oleracea cultivar TO1000 chromosome C3, BOL, whole genome shotgun sequence, a single genomic window includes:
- the LOC106332833 gene encoding serine/threonine-protein kinase HT1-like: MEEVVLMPSFSIGKLSSLAPEKILEPSVHSEEEVLEDGEEIDGGVRLMYLSNEGDIEGIKELLDSGIDANYRDIDDRTALHVASCQGLKDVVELLLEWEAEVDPKDRWGSTPLADAIFYKNIDVIKILETQGAKHPMAPMHVEAALEVPEYEINPDELDFTQSRDISNGTYCMAMWRGIQVAVKKLDDEVLSDEEQVRRFHDELALLQRLRHPNIVQFLGAVTQSNPMMIVTEYLPRGDLRELLKRKEHLKPATAVRYALDIARGMNYLHEIKGDPIIHRDLEPSNILRDDTGHLKVADFAVSKLVTVKEDKPLTFLDTSCRYIAPEVFTSDEYDTKADVFSFALIVQEMIEGRIPFAEKEDSEASEAYACKERPSFKAPSKHYPHGLKSLIEECWLDKPAKRPTFRAIIKRLESILHHMGHKRQWRIKPLTCFQKFEHKKKHNWDVSSADGSSSGSHL; encoded by the exons ATGGAAGAGGTTGTCCTAATGCCGTCGTTTTCGATCGGAAAGCTATCTTCTCTGGCGCCGGAGAAGATTCTGGAGCCGTCTGTTCACTCGGAAGAAGAGGTTTTAGAGGACGGAGAAGAGATCGATGGTGGTGTGAGACTTATGTATTTGTCTAATGAAGGTGACATTGAAGGGATCAAGGAGCTTCTTGATTCCGGGATCGATGCTAACTACAGAGACATTGATGATCGTACTGCTCTCCACGTGGCGTCTTGCCAGGGGCTTAAAGATGTCGTGGAGTTACTTCTTGAATGGGAAGCTGAAGTTGATCCTAAAGATCGATGGGGAAGCACG CCTCTTGCAGATGCGATATTCTACAAGAACATTGATGTAATCAAGATACTTGAGACTCAGGGAGCTAAACATCCG ATGGCTCCAATGCACGTGGAAGCTGCTCTTGAAGTCCCTGAATATGAAATCAATCCCGACGAGCTTGATTTCACTCAAAGCAGAGATATATCAAAC GGAACTTATTGTATGGCAATGTGGCGTGGCATTCAAGTTGCGGTGAAGAAGCTCGATGATGAAGTTTTGAGCGACGAGGAACAAGT AAGGAGATTCCATGATGAGCTTGCATTGCTCCAAAGGCTTAGGCATCCAAACATTGTTCAGTTTCTTGGTGCTGTTACTCAAAGTAATCCAATGATGATTGTTACTGAATATTTGCCTAGG GGGGATTTGCGCGAATTGCTGAAAAGGAAAGAACATTTAAAACCAGCTACCGCTGTTAGATACGCCCTTGATATTGCAAG GGGAATGAACTATCTACATGAGATCAAAGGAGACCCTATCATCCACCGAGATCTTGAACCTTC AAACATACTGCGGGATGATACAGGGCATCTGAAAGTTGCAGACTTTGCAGTAAGCAAGCTTGTTACTGTTAAAGAAGACAAGCCTTTGACATTTCTAGACACTTCTT GTCGATATATTGCTCCCGAGGTTTTCACCAGCGATGAATACGACACCAAGGCTGATGTTTTCTCCTTTGCATTGATAGTTCAAGAG ATGATCGAAGGAAGAATACCCTTTGCGGAAAAGGAAGACAGTGAAGCTTCAGAAGCTTATGCATGCAAAGAGCGTCCATCTTTCAAAGCTCCATCTAAGCATTACCCTCATGGACTTAAATC GTTGATAGAAGAATGCTGGTTAGATAAACCGGCCAAGCGACCGACTTTCAGAGCGATCATTAAACGGCTTGAGTCCATTCTTCACCATATGGGCCACAAGCGACAATGGAGG ATAAAGCCATTGACATGCTTTCAGAAGTTCGAGCACAAGAAGAAACATAATTGGGATGTTAGCAGCGCTGATGGCTCATCCTCGGGTTCACATTTGTGA